One Glycine max cultivar Williams 82 chromosome 4, Glycine_max_v4.0, whole genome shotgun sequence DNA segment encodes these proteins:
- the LOC100815725 gene encoding probable protein phosphatase 2C 22 isoform X1: MEEIEGVNCCSESESRSSSETRPPNPNPPSYRQCKLVRHASLQMKTKLSDVSAEPGHVTEDCQSDFFPTLRSGACADIGFRSNMEDVYVCADNFMVDYGLKNHIDGPSAFYGVFDGHGGKHAADFACHHLPKFIVDDEDFPRDIERIVASAFLQTDNAFAEACSLDAALASGTTALATLVIGRLLVVANAGDCRAVLCRRGKAIEMSRDHKPGCNKEKKRIEASGGYVYDGYLNGQLNVARALGDWHMEGMKSKDGGPLTAEPELMTTKLTTEDEFLIIGCDGIWDVFRSQNAVDFARRRLQEHNDPAMCSKDLVDEALKRKSGDNLAAVVVCFQQQPPPNLVAPRSRVQRSFSAEGLKELQSFLDSLSN; this comes from the exons ATGGAGGAAATTGAAGGGGTGAATTGTTGCAGTGAAAGTGAAAGTAGGAGCTCCAGTGAGACTCGACCTCCCAATCCCAACCCACCTTCATATCGCCAATGCAAACTTGTTCGCCACGCTTCCCTC CAGATGAAAACAAAGTTGTCTGATGTATCTGCTGAGCCGGGGCATGTTACTGAAGATTGTCAGTCTGATTTCTTTCCAACGCTTCGTTCTGGAGCTTGCGCTGATATTGGATTCCGGTCTAATATGGAAGATGTATATGTTTGTGCTGACAATTTTATGGTGGATTATGGACTCAAGAACCATATAGATGGACCCAGTGCTTTCTATGGG GTATTTGATGGACATGGTGGAAAGCATGCTGCTGACTTTGCTTGTCATCATCTGCCAAAGTTCATTGTTGATGACGAAGATTTCCCTAGAGATATTGAAAGGATAGTTGCTTCAGCATTTCTGCAAACAGACAATGCCTTTGCAGAAGCTTGCTCTCTGGATGCTGCACTTGCATCTGGCACCACTGCATTAGCTACACTTGTTATAGGAAG GTTGCTGGTGGTGGCAAATGCTGGAGATTGTCGAGCTGTGCTGTGCCGTCGTGGAAAAGCAATTGAAATGTCAAGAGATCATAAACCGGGTTGCAATAAAGAGAAGAAGCGTATTGAGGCATCTGGGGGGTATGTCTATGATGGATATCTCAACGGACAACTTAATGTTGCTCGTGCACTTGGTGACTGGCACATGGAAGGAATGAAGAGCAAAGACGGTGGACCACTGACTGCAGAACCTGAACTTATGACTACAAAACTGACCACCGAGGATGAATTTCTCATCATAGGTTGTGATGGGATTTGGGATGTATTTAGGAGCCAAAATGCAGTGGATTTTGCTCGGCGCAGGCTTCAGGAGCATAATGACCCGGCCATGTGTAGTAAGGATCTGGTTGATGAGGctttaaagagaaaaagtggAGACAATTTGGCTGCAGTTGTGGTTTGCTTCCAGCAGCAACCTCCTCCTAACTTGGTGGCACCACGCTCTAGAGTGCAACGGAGCTTCTCTGCTGAAGGTTTGAAGGAGTTGCAAAGCTTCCTGGACAGCTTGAGTAATTGA
- the LOC100815725 gene encoding probable protein phosphatase 2C 57 isoform X3, whose product MEEIEGVNCCSESESRSSSETRPPNPNPPSYRQCKLVRHASLVFDGHGGKHAADFACHHLPKFIVDDEDFPRDIERIVASAFLQTDNAFAEACSLDAALASGTTALATLVIGRLLVVANAGDCRAVLCRRGKAIEMSRDHKPGCNKEKKRIEASGGYVYDGYLNGQLNVARALGDWHMEGMKSKDGGPLTAEPELMTTKLTTEDEFLIIGCDGIWDVFRSQNAVDFARRRLQEHNDPAMCSKDLVDEALKRKSGDNLAAVVVCFQQQPPPNLVAPRSRVQRSFSAEGLKELQSFLDSLSN is encoded by the exons ATGGAGGAAATTGAAGGGGTGAATTGTTGCAGTGAAAGTGAAAGTAGGAGCTCCAGTGAGACTCGACCTCCCAATCCCAACCCACCTTCATATCGCCAATGCAAACTTGTTCGCCACGCTTCCCTC GTATTTGATGGACATGGTGGAAAGCATGCTGCTGACTTTGCTTGTCATCATCTGCCAAAGTTCATTGTTGATGACGAAGATTTCCCTAGAGATATTGAAAGGATAGTTGCTTCAGCATTTCTGCAAACAGACAATGCCTTTGCAGAAGCTTGCTCTCTGGATGCTGCACTTGCATCTGGCACCACTGCATTAGCTACACTTGTTATAGGAAG GTTGCTGGTGGTGGCAAATGCTGGAGATTGTCGAGCTGTGCTGTGCCGTCGTGGAAAAGCAATTGAAATGTCAAGAGATCATAAACCGGGTTGCAATAAAGAGAAGAAGCGTATTGAGGCATCTGGGGGGTATGTCTATGATGGATATCTCAACGGACAACTTAATGTTGCTCGTGCACTTGGTGACTGGCACATGGAAGGAATGAAGAGCAAAGACGGTGGACCACTGACTGCAGAACCTGAACTTATGACTACAAAACTGACCACCGAGGATGAATTTCTCATCATAGGTTGTGATGGGATTTGGGATGTATTTAGGAGCCAAAATGCAGTGGATTTTGCTCGGCGCAGGCTTCAGGAGCATAATGACCCGGCCATGTGTAGTAAGGATCTGGTTGATGAGGctttaaagagaaaaagtggAGACAATTTGGCTGCAGTTGTGGTTTGCTTCCAGCAGCAACCTCCTCCTAACTTGGTGGCACCACGCTCTAGAGTGCAACGGAGCTTCTCTGCTGAAGGTTTGAAGGAGTTGCAAAGCTTCCTGGACAGCTTGAGTAATTGA
- the LOC100815725 gene encoding probable protein phosphatase 2C 22 isoform X2 produces MEEIEGVNCCSESESRSSSETRPPNPNPPSYRQCKLVRHASLMKTKLSDVSAEPGHVTEDCQSDFFPTLRSGACADIGFRSNMEDVYVCADNFMVDYGLKNHIDGPSAFYGVFDGHGGKHAADFACHHLPKFIVDDEDFPRDIERIVASAFLQTDNAFAEACSLDAALASGTTALATLVIGRLLVVANAGDCRAVLCRRGKAIEMSRDHKPGCNKEKKRIEASGGYVYDGYLNGQLNVARALGDWHMEGMKSKDGGPLTAEPELMTTKLTTEDEFLIIGCDGIWDVFRSQNAVDFARRRLQEHNDPAMCSKDLVDEALKRKSGDNLAAVVVCFQQQPPPNLVAPRSRVQRSFSAEGLKELQSFLDSLSN; encoded by the exons ATGGAGGAAATTGAAGGGGTGAATTGTTGCAGTGAAAGTGAAAGTAGGAGCTCCAGTGAGACTCGACCTCCCAATCCCAACCCACCTTCATATCGCCAATGCAAACTTGTTCGCCACGCTTCCCTC ATGAAAACAAAGTTGTCTGATGTATCTGCTGAGCCGGGGCATGTTACTGAAGATTGTCAGTCTGATTTCTTTCCAACGCTTCGTTCTGGAGCTTGCGCTGATATTGGATTCCGGTCTAATATGGAAGATGTATATGTTTGTGCTGACAATTTTATGGTGGATTATGGACTCAAGAACCATATAGATGGACCCAGTGCTTTCTATGGG GTATTTGATGGACATGGTGGAAAGCATGCTGCTGACTTTGCTTGTCATCATCTGCCAAAGTTCATTGTTGATGACGAAGATTTCCCTAGAGATATTGAAAGGATAGTTGCTTCAGCATTTCTGCAAACAGACAATGCCTTTGCAGAAGCTTGCTCTCTGGATGCTGCACTTGCATCTGGCACCACTGCATTAGCTACACTTGTTATAGGAAG GTTGCTGGTGGTGGCAAATGCTGGAGATTGTCGAGCTGTGCTGTGCCGTCGTGGAAAAGCAATTGAAATGTCAAGAGATCATAAACCGGGTTGCAATAAAGAGAAGAAGCGTATTGAGGCATCTGGGGGGTATGTCTATGATGGATATCTCAACGGACAACTTAATGTTGCTCGTGCACTTGGTGACTGGCACATGGAAGGAATGAAGAGCAAAGACGGTGGACCACTGACTGCAGAACCTGAACTTATGACTACAAAACTGACCACCGAGGATGAATTTCTCATCATAGGTTGTGATGGGATTTGGGATGTATTTAGGAGCCAAAATGCAGTGGATTTTGCTCGGCGCAGGCTTCAGGAGCATAATGACCCGGCCATGTGTAGTAAGGATCTGGTTGATGAGGctttaaagagaaaaagtggAGACAATTTGGCTGCAGTTGTGGTTTGCTTCCAGCAGCAACCTCCTCCTAACTTGGTGGCACCACGCTCTAGAGTGCAACGGAGCTTCTCTGCTGAAGGTTTGAAGGAGTTGCAAAGCTTCCTGGACAGCTTGAGTAATTGA
- the LOC100789347 gene encoding probable indole-3-pyruvate monooxygenase YUCCA4: MESLKGEEVKCVWVQGPIIVGAGPSGLAVAACLSHHGVPYVILERSHCITSLWQHRTYDRLKLHLPKHFCELPLMPFPLHFPKYPSKNQFISYLNSYASRFNIRPRFNQSVQTAEFDPSSQLWLVRTNGFQYISPWLVVATGENAEPVVPSISGMDMFHGPIVHTSVYKSGSDYNNQRVLVIGCGNSGMEVSLDLCRHNANPYMVARNTVHVLPREMFGFSTFGIAMALLKWLPIKVVDKLVLAAARLMLGDTARYGVRRPKTGPIELKLVTGKTPVLDVGQVAQIRSGNIKVMEGVKEITRNGAKFMDGQEKEFSAIILATGYKSNVPTWLKSCESFTKDGMPKTPFPMGWKGENGLYTVGFTRRGLLGTASDAVKIAKDIADQWMTVKDKSYRNSHIILLKST; the protein is encoded by the exons ATGGAGTCCTTAAAGGGTGAAGAAGTAAAGTGCGTGTGGGTTCAGGGCCCTATCATCGTAGGAGCAGGACCCTCAGGGCTAGCCGTGGCCGCGTGCCTCTCCCACCATGGAGTGCCCTACGTCATTCTCGAGAGGAGCCACTGCATCACCTCCCTCTGGCAACACAGAACCTACGACCGTCTCAAACTCCACCTCCCCAAACACTTCTGCGAACTCCCCCTGATGCCCTTCCCCCTCCATTTCCCAAAATACCCCTCCAAGAACCAGTTCATCTCCTACCTCAACTCCTACGCTTCTCGCTTCAACATCCGCCCCAGGTTCAACCAATCCGTTCAGACCGCCGAGTTCGACCCTTCTTCTCAGCTTTGGCTCGTCAGAACCAACGGTTTTCAGTACATTTCCCCGTGGCTCGTCGTTGCTACCGGAGAGAATGCTGAGCCTGTTGTTCCCTCCATTTCTGGCATGGACATGTTTCACGGTCCCATTGTTCACACCAGCGTCTACAAATCTGGTTCTGATTACAATAACCAGAGGGTCTTGGTCATTGGCTGCGGCAACTCCGGTATGGAAGTTAGCTTGGATCTTTGCCGCCACAACGCCAACCCTTACATGGTTGCAAGAAACACA GTACATGTTTTGCCTAGAGAGATGTTTGGGTTTTCGACGTTTGGAATAGCTATGGCTCTCTTGAAATGGCTTCCAATAAAGGTAGTAGACAAGTTGGTTTTGGCGGCGGCTAGGTTAATGTTGGGTGACACCGCTCGTTATGGCGTTAGGAGGCCCAAAACGGGGCCTATAGAGCTCAAACTAGTAACCGGGAAAACCCCTGTGCTtgatgttggacaagtggctcAAATAAGATCCGGTAACATAAAG GTGATGGAAGGTGTGAAGGAGATAACAAGAAATGGTGCCAAGTTTATGGATGGACAAGAAAAGGAGTTCAGCGCTATAATATTGGCAACGGGATACAAAAGCAACGTGCCCACTTGgcttaag AGCTGTGAATCTTTCACCAAAGACGGAATGCCGAAAACTCCGTTTCCAATGGGTTGGAAGGGAGAGAACGGATTATATACAGTGGGGTTCACGAGAAGAGGTCTTCTTGGAACTGCATCAGATGCCGTAAAAATTGCTAAAGACATCGCTGATCAATGGATGACCGTTAAGGACAAATCATACCGTAATTCCCACATCATCTTGCTCAAGAGTACATAG
- the LOC102661561 gene encoding uncharacterized protein, producing the protein MRTTCLLSLPPLTSNQPSNASFNPAKPPQLSSVKNETCWKRQCVMMGVASIIGLEMCNLVALAHEAIEITTMPIGNQVVSNSNSYGGAKWSQKRTCSPWQGNSLETIMPENLPRPSARRRYEAVRSSTKTVPPPSAPIIVQSNKGSCFSM; encoded by the exons ATGAGGACCACTTGCTTACTAAGCCTTCCCCCTCTTACTTCAAACCAACCCTCCAACGCTTCTTTCAACCCCGCAAAGCCACCTCAACTTTCATC GGTGAAAAACGAAACATGTTGGAAGAGGCAATGCGTTATGATGGGAGTGGCATCCATAATTGGACTAGAAATGTGCAATTTAGTGGCACTGGCCCACGAAGCAATTGAAATCACAACTATGCCAATTGGTAACCAAGTAGTATCAAATAGCAATTCTTATGGTGGCGCCAAATGGAGCCAGAAAAGAACGTGCTCACCTTGGCAAGGCAACTCGCTCGAAACCATCATGCCGGAGAACCTTCCCCGGCCGTCGGCACGGCGGCGATACGAGGCTGTTCGTTCCTCCACCAAGACTGTGCCACCGCCCTCAGCCCCGATCATAGTCCAAAGCAACAAGGGCAGCTGCTTCTCCATGTGA